In Parabacteroides timonensis, the genomic stretch CTTGTCTCGCCGAAAGCCACCAGCACGCTGTTATGGATTTCCCCCAGCGGTGCCGTCCAGAAGCCGAAAAATAAAAGCAGGATGCCGGCTGCTGTCAGCAGCACGGCAATCCAAAGTTGTACACTGTGTTTCTTCTTCACTCTTTTCCTTGCCAACTGTCACTTGTCAACTGTCAACTATTCAATCACCGGTCTGTCGTCCTCGTCTCCGCTTCCGGAGTCGCCGTCTTCCTTCTTTTCGGTAGAAGTGAAGGCGACCAGCTTCTTGGTGTTGCGTAGCGCTGCACCCGGATAGAAAAGCACGCGTGCTCCTTTGACATCCGCCTGGGTGAACGACTTCTTGTCGGCAGCACCCCTGCTGGAGAGTGAGAGGCGGAAATTACCGAACTCACCCAGCTGCACGATACGCCCTGCACGGAGTTCCATGTCGAGAATGAAGTTAAGGTTGTCCAACACTGCTTTCACATCCGCACTGGAGACGGTAGATCGCGCCCCGATCATAACACACAGTGTGTCCATGTCGGTGTAGCCGTTGTAATCCGGTATTGCATAAGTTTTTTCCTGTATTGCACCGCCTTTCAGGTCGGTCACTTTTCTTGTTACTAATTTGTAGCCCTGAGCCATTGTTTAATAAATTGTTTTTAAGGTTGATAATTTGTTGTTTTGTCTGATTGACAATACAAAGGTACAACGGGCTGAAAAGGCGGAGTTGAGTTGTGTGCAGATGGATCCCATTAAATGATCTTTTGCATAATATCCTTTATTTCCAGGTTTAATTTAGAAAAGGCGAACCACTTTTTACCGAGGTCTTTCAGCGAAGCACCGATATGATAAATATCTTTGTCATCAATCAACAGGAATCGATCGTGCGATTGTTTAAACTGATTGATCGTGATCGGCTCATAATTGATTTATGAGCCGATTTTATCAGATCAGCAGCAAATTTATAGGCGTCGAACAGTTGGCCATCGAAGAAAATACCTTCGACGGGAGGAAGCGACGTTTTTATAAAGAAGTCGATCTTTTGGTCATGTTCAACCAGTTTGGCTTCTATGTCTTCAATTTTCTTGTTGATAGAATAACCTTTTAGTAAATAGTCTTTCAGAATCTTGCTGGCCCAAATACGGAATTGTGTTCCACGCCTTGACTTAACTCTGTAACCGACAGAGATAATAACATCAAGGTTATAAAATTTCTGTATTCTTTTTACCATTCTGCTCCCCTCTTCACGAACTTGTAAGAAATCCTTACAGGTTGAATCTGTTTCCAATTCTTGTTCGGTATAAATGTTTTTAATGTGTAGTGTTATATTTTGAGAGGTTGTCTCAAATAAGTCTGCCATTTGCGCCTGAGTCAGCCAAACGGTTTCATCTTCCATTCTGACTTCCAGCTGTAAAGTTTTTTCCGGCTGATAAACGATGATCTCTCCTTTATTTTTCATAGCTATACGATTTTGTTTGTGGTAAAGTTAAGATTATTATTTATCTGATAGTTGTTTTTAGGAAAAATATATGTCATTTCTGTGTATTAAATAACGAAAGCCCGACGGAATAATCCGCCGGGCTTGTTTTTGTCTGTTGTTGCTCTTCACAGAGATCGAACAGAAGAACTTTATTTCATTACTTTAGTATTAATATCGACCGCTTGTTCGCCCTCGCGGGGTAATTGGTTGATTTTTG encodes the following:
- a CDS encoding HU family DNA-binding protein, yielding MAQGYKLVTRKVTDLKGGAIQEKTYAIPDYNGYTDMDTLCVMIGARSTVSSADVKAVLDNLNFILDMELRAGRIVQLGEFGNFRLSLSSRGAADKKSFTQADVKGARVLFYPGAALRNTKKLVAFTSTEKKEDGDSGSGDEDDRPVIE